The stretch of DNA tattactgttttttttactctattttgaccaaataaatgcagtcttagtgagcataagagacttctttcaaaagcattaaaaatcagtcataaacttttgaatgggttcatgaaaaatgcacatgcttagatgaatgAAAACAGGTGTTTCCTCATTCTCAGGCATTACTCCCGTCAGTGATGTCACAATGTTTTTGGAAATCACCCCTTGCACTAAGATACCAACTGTCCACTAGCATGTGAGATTTTTATCACTCAGCAGTCTCACTATTACCAGTCATCTCTTCCACATATTTTCCTCctgcatattttaatttacagtagCCTATAATCATACTAATTATACTattgtaaggaataattgactcAACGGCCCGGAGTGAATTATTCCgtttatactacggttgccacgcctaaagacatcgatcagatgatatatttcaaggcattcgtccggtttttctacttaaatctctattgtgagtaggattatttcttatCCAatgcctccgttgctaattccaaaacgtaaTTTTAGACCTAATAaaggaggcttgagccgttgataacagactTAAGAACGTtggtcagccaatcagattcaagcattcaacggcccgtAGTATATggccgcatcaccacctcgggtgtacattatttttctaacaattcaacggcccgtcgtcaattattccttacatataaACTAATTAACTATAATTAGACTTACATTGTCAAAAATGTCATGTCTagcctgtttttttgtttgtttttttgatcaCCTTATCACCCATGATCCAAGCTACATTGTTAGTCGAGTCATGCCTGGCTAGTCTTGACTGATTGAGCtgatcagttattttaaattggagGAATATtctacaatattactgtttttactctatatagaccaaataaatacagtcttagtgagcataagatacttattttaaaagcattaaaaatcataccagtcataaacttttgaatggtatatgCGACTCTGGGTTCATGAAAAATGCTTAGATGAAGGAAAAAAGGTGTTTCCTCATTCTCAGGCATTGCTCCCGTCAGTGATGTCAGAATGTTTTTGGAAATCACCCCTTGCACTAAGATACCAACTGTCCACTAGCATGTGAGATTTTTATTTCTTCCACATATTTTCCTCctgcatattttcatttacattatactaattatatatatatatatatatatatatatatatatatatatatatatatacacagtggggcaaaaagtatttagtcagccaccaattgtgcaagttctcccacttaaaaagatgagagaggcctgtaattttcatcataggtatacctcaactatgagagacaaaatgagaaaaaaaaaatccagaaaatcacattgtaggatttttaaagaatttatttgcaaattatggtggaaaataagtacttggtcaataacaaaatttcatctcaatactttgttatataccctttgttggcaatgacagaggtcaaacgttttctgtaagtcttcacaaggttttcacacactgttgctggtattttggcccattcctccatgcagatctcctctagagcagtaatgttttggggctgtcgctgggcaacacgaactttcaacttttcgatggggttgagatctggagactggctaggccactccaggaccttgaaatgcttcttacgaagccactcttcgttgccaggcggtgtgtttgggatcattgtcatgctgaaagacccagccacgtttcatcttcaatgcccttgctgatggaaggaggttttcactcaaaatctcacgatacatggccccattcattctttcgtttacacggatcagtcgtcctggtccctttgcagaaaaacagccccaaagcatgatgtttccacccccatgcttcacagtaggtatggtgttctttggatgcaactcagcattctttctcctccaaacacgacaagttgagtttttaccaaaaagtaaaaactcaacttgcaatcctcttctggatcatccaaatgctctctagcaaacttcagacgggcccggacatgtactggcttaagcagggggacacgtctggcactgcaggatttgagtccctggcggcgcagtgtgttactgatggtagcctttgttactttggtcccagctctctgcaggtcattcactaggtccccccgtgtggttctgggatttttgcaaATTGATTCTTGGgatcctttgacagctctttggtcttggctatggtggagtttggagttggactgtttgaggttgtggacaggtgtcttttatactgataacgagttcaaacagatgccattaatacaggtaacgaatggaggacagaggagcctcttaaagaagaagttacaggtctgtgagagccagaaatcttgcttgtttgtaggtgaccaaatacttattttaccgaggaatttaccaattaattctttaaaatcctacaatgtgattttctggattttttctcattttgtctctcatagttgaggtatacctatgatgaaaattacaggcctctctcatctttttaagtgggagaacttgcacaattggtggctgactaaatactttttgccccactgtatatatatatatatatatatatatatatatatatatatatatatatatatatatatatacacatacactaaTTAACTATAATAAGACTTACATTGTCAAAAATGTCATGTCTagcctgtttttttgttgttgttgttgttgttgtttgttagtttgtttttaGATCACGTTATGACCCATCCAAGCTGCATTGTTAGTCAAGTCATGCCTGGATAGTCTTGACTGATTGAGCTGATCACCCTTGCCTAACAGCATGGACTTTgcatttttagctttttatcaTACCAGAGGAATGCTGTCATCTTTTGTTCCATAACTGATCtctagtgtttgtttgtttttcttttatggaGAAAAGTTAACAGAGAGCTCACATCGGGTGTTATAGGCCTCCATGTGTCTACAGTGAATAGGTCTCTCTAGTGGTGATGTATAAAACTGCATTGAGTTACTTGAGTGGAAATGggtgcactctcagaaataaaggtacaaaagctgtcactggggcggtaccttttcaaaaggtacacttttgtacctattaggttctaatatgtacctttaaggtaccaaaatggactctCTAGGGACagacatgtaccttttgaaaaggtaccgccccagtgacagcttttgtacctttatttctgagagtgtggcaATGAGTTACCTTCTTTTGCTGTCAGTAAAGAAATGTGTATTTCAAAtagaattattaaatatttattagaaGATTTGTTACAAAGCTAACATTTCTTATCTCATTAAGAGGACATGTATACACCGTTGTGTGACAACACTTTTGTCACTCTTGCAAATGCACTGCAGGAATTGATTGACATTTTTAGATCTTAGTTCCTCGTGTTAAACACATTCCCAGAAAAACCcactcaaataaaacaaacatgcaatCGACTGGTGCACACTGTACCTTTTAGGTAGAGTGATCAATTAATCTTTGATTTATTGTCCTAGTGCAAGCCGTTTCTTATGGTTTACTTATAAGATGGAAAATCAATGCATTTATATCACTCATCTAAGACCCTTGATGAATCTTAATGTCTCCATCTAATGTCTATGAGGATAGTATTATGGACTATTGCTTAACCTTTTAAATATACTCccatatgtaaaatattaattggCCTTAAAATGTACTCAAAGTTACAGAGGGCCAAAATTACTTGATCCAGTGAAaggattaaattacatatgatattttcagaaattacGAAACAGGTCATACATGCACTTTTCACACGGAAGTTCAAATGTGGTGGAATCTTACTAGAATCTAAATTTGCAAGGAATTTGTGTAAATAACCACAGATATCTGAGACATCAAGGAAAAGAATCAACATGCAACgcttttatcatgtttttaagtCATTGCCAGTAAGGAAATGGTAACATCTGTGACCAAATTTTCCATAAatctaaaatatgttttcaacAAAGGGAGGACACATAATGAGAAACTCCACCTTCTTCAGTGACAATAGAAGCTTCCTTCAAAATCATGACATATTTGTGAAAACAGGAGAGCAGTACAGAGGACACTGTTTTTACTGCGACACACACAATAGTTAAGGTAATCCATTTATGATGTATTGCAGGTCTGCTGATTCAATGACTAAACTGATTTATTTGAGCACATTAAGAAATTACGGCTACATAACTGcttattatatttttggcaatatGCATCTTTCTTGcagtttaaaaaattaaactaaaaagcACCCAGTGCACGCTTTTTAGTGAAAAGCTTTGCTTTGGTTTTTTCAAATATCAATATTCCTAGACAGAATCAAAATAATGAGCTGACTCATGCAGAATTGTACATTTAAAGAGATAAATCAATATCAATAAGTCAATATtatctcaccctcatgtcatttcaaaactTGTTTCTTCtgcggaacacaaaagaagattctgaagaatgtttttgttcatataatgaaagtcaatggggttcAAACCAATGTTATgaaattttttcaaaatatcttcttttgtgttccacaaaataTAACACACAGGTTCGAATGACAAGAGGTGAGTAAATGTAAAtcaaaaaatgttcattttgggtgaactcatAGTTTGTTTTAActtcagaaatacatttttgtaaaatacagCGATGTGGCATTTTCTATGTTGTATATTCTCAAGCACCAATCATTGCTTAAATATTATCTGATGTGTGTGATAACAGACATATCATGTCTGTTTTAGCAGAGATTCAACATTATCCAAATGAACAGCAGACGTAAATCAGGTATGTCTGAAATCTATTTTAAACAATACAGACTGGCTGGAACCAGAATAGccagaaattaaattatatatatatattttttttaaatcatctgTCTAATTAAGATTTTATTGAGGGAACTATTACAGATAGTGATGAGTGGTTAAATTCTGGTTAATCGTATGTACTCTTCTGCAACAGATTTAAATGCTTCATGTCACAATGAAGCAGCCGAGGTGGAGGAAGTGTGCACAGGTTTTCTATTAAAGTCCCCTCCTCCTAGACAGATAAAAAATACGGTATAACATTCGGATTTCCTACACAGAAATATTAGCAGTTTAATATGTATCATCTATGCATCTCATCGAAGACGTTTCATTATTCATTGCAGAAATCATGGAAGCGCCGCTTCTTTGTGCTTTCAAAGACAAATGGCAGCTGCCATGAATTAAAATACTACAAATCCTCTGAGAGAGACAAACCTATCAAATCTATACAAGCTTCCACGTAAGGCGAAAGCTGCTGATTACTTTTCACATTAACAAATAGGGTTAGTATTATACAGTGATATAATTCTTTTTTCTATATAGCATCACAATGCTGCAAGTGCATCCTCAAGCAAATCCAGTTTTTGAATGGATATGTAAAGCCTTCAAGTGCTCTCCGACCTCTGTGCTCTTCATGAAAGCAGAAAATCCAGGAGACAAGGTCCCAAGagattttttcttcattggagACAGGTTTGCTATGATTATCATACTTAGCAAaaagctgcattaaaaaaatgcaaataatggACAAAATAAACTAAGGTTAGCCCTTTTAGTGCTAATATATGGGATCTTTTGTTTTCAGGGAGGATGTGGATAAATGGTTCAGTGCTTTAATCGGGGCTATAAAGGTGAGACATTCGACTTTTTGCCTATGAGCTTAATAGCTTTAATTCAGTCATAATTcgctttataaatatatatattacaagtaaattttttgtatcatttttaacaattaattattaatcaatGCAATTTCATGGGtcttaaacatttttcaaactgttTGTAGAATAACAAAACTGAGCCACAAACTGAACCTCAGAGCACGACAGAATCCAACTCCAATGACCAAAGCCCCTCTGACACTGAAGAGGTAATTCACAAACAATGCTTTCACAAGCTTGTGTGTGACTTTGACTCAGTTCTCATAACTTTTCCTGAATTATTTCTGAGTTGTACCTCTCAATAACTGCAGAATGAAGTTGATAGTAAACCTCCACTGCCTCCAAGGAAGAAGTCAGCATGTGCAGATGTTTCCAACCAGCACGGTCAATGTAGCCAATCACCCAGAAGGAGCCTAACTGCAACAGTATGGCATATTTAAACCCACAAACATACACTTTCACTTATAAAACCAAACACTTGCATCATAATTCAATATAACCTTTGGTTCAGGTGTATGAAAATCTGAAAGAAGAGGAACCACTGGATGAGACTGCAGTGGAAAGCAATGAGGACATGTCATCAGGGTATGGCAAAATCTCTATGTATTTAAATCTACTTTACCTCAATTGAACCTGTTAGTGCTTATTTTcccttaaaaaaatgtaacattaatcTTTATATTTGAATCCATTTGTATCCTTCTTGAATATACAGAAGGTTGTATAACAGACCAATTTGTCTGTGATTTTTGATATCATTTGCAATTTAATGTTGCAATGTtcaaaagcttatttatttatagttaagTATCAAGTATCATTTTGCAGTCATTTACAAATGTACTTTGTGTTCACATGAGTTTACCTATTGTTAGAGGCTTGATTGTTTTAGACTCTAATGATAATTATTTGCTTTTCTCTCCAGGGAGAGTGTGACTGGTACATCTGAAGACAGTCTGTTGTATTGTGTCGCAAAAGCCCTCAATAATATGAAGACACCACAAACATCCACCGAGACAGATGGACAAAGGTAAAgcaactgaaaaattaaatgtcaACAGACTATCGCTTATTTATGCATAATGCTATTTGtcacattatgaataatatcTCAGGTTCCCTAGCCTAGAGAATAACAAGCTTTGTGTAAAAACttaaggatttttatttttttttccttagcTGTCACAAATCATCATGCATTACACTTTTCAAAAGTATCCAGCAGTGATCTTGCCAAACTAGTTATTACTCATATTACAAAGGCGAGCCAGAACTAATTTTGCAACTTGACACATGAGacttatatcattttaaattatgttttgtaGTATCTTAAACAGTTAAAatcttaccttaaaaaaaaaaatcaacaccACCATAATGAGTTGTCCCTCATTGTCATCCTATGGATTTATGGAATGCAAGAAAGTAgtactactaataaaaaaaaaaaacactaaaaactctTGCTTTGACTTCAATGGAAACTGTGCCTCCACTAAGCTGAACAGGTCAGTTCCAGGCAAGATGTGATTAGTACATCTGTAAAAGATCAATTCAATAGAAAacaatagtttatttatttttagttgtcaAACAACTGGGGTTATGAAATTGTGTTTTTGGAATCTAGTTACATTTTGAGTTACATGTTACATAGTTACATGTTTTCCATTCCTCAGTGAAACGCACACCCTTATCGAGAAGGAAATCTGCATAAGTCATCACGATGCAAACAGCTTGGTTATTTCAGAGGAGGAGGGAAAACCATGGTACGATTCTCACAGATAAATTAAAAACTGGAAATGTTGGGCTGAACCCAGAAGCATCATGTCCTTATGCTCTCTGGTTCATGCAAGTTTGTTTGGATTAATTTTTGCTATTATTTTCCATTTCTAGTGTATCTGAATGTGGGGAGACTGAGGCTTCATCTCTGCTCCACAAGGGAGATCAGATCCTGGCTGTCAATGACCTGTTGACAGACACAGTGGAGGAGGTACAAACATACATGAGAAGACTCAGCAAGAGCGAGGTAGTCATGAGTCAGAGTACAAGAATGATTTTGTAAATGGCTATAGTCGAACTTACAGTTGTTTGCTCTCTCTCCAGGTAAAACTGACCATTCGAAGGCTCCCAGGCTCCATTCCTTTGAATTCTGTACTCTGCTGAGGACACAAACAAAATCTCATGCTGTGCTATGGTTCTTATTTGGCTTTTTTAGGCCTTTCAATTCTCTCTTAAAATCaatgtgaatgtttttgttttttttctctgtggGGAATAGCACTGTGCTGGCAATCAGTAGTCAAACAGAATGAGTTAAAAGTGCTGTAATGTAGAATGACTTCTAGTCTCTTTGGTGATTTCTGAAACTCTTCAATGACATTTATGATTTGTTAGTGCCAGACTGTACAGGCTGAAAGTATTGCTTTTCACACAGCCCTGAAGGGCATACAGGTTGTCAACAGTAAAACAAGTAGCTCTTGTTTTCTTGTGTGCACAGAGACTTGCTGAGCTTTTGTCATTCCAAAAATATcaatcacaggaatgaattgcTATACTTGTCATTTTGCACTATCAGCAAGGTTGAGGCAatagaaacattaaaacaagATTTAATAGAACTTTCTTCTAGCAGTAAATTAATGTTAGATAGCATTAAGATAGGTTGAACAGTATTTTTCTGATCATCTTAAAATACCTGTGAATCTTTGTACTGAAATTGCATTTAACTGCAGTATATTTTGTAGCCACATGGTGGCAGACAAACACAAACTGAATTATATTAAAACTTCATCTTATATTCTTATAACCTGAATTCTGATTGCTCCTGTCTGGCATATAAATTCATATCCAAGTAtcttttattatattactttGGCAATTCATGTGTTTTTATAAACTGACAGCTGCATTATTGCAGTTGCATTGAAACCTGTCATGTTGgtagaaaatgcattttttatttttttctaatttaaatgaGGTTAAGATagtataatgtaataaatacatgtaaaagaAGAACTACTAAAGAACTGACACCGTTCAACATGTAAATGACTTttcttatgaaaaaaaatatacatcttGCACATGcacaaatatgaaataaaatgtaatttagagAACAAGATCATTAATGAAACAAGTGTAGAGTGGATAGAATTTATTtcctttaaaaacacttttttaaatatataaaaccatcaagagtaaaaaaaataaaaaaaaccctccTAAAATAAGAGGGCATATGTGGTCCATTCCTGCATTAACCACCAGCAAGGGGAGCCATTCATAAACGGCAACAATATTAACCATCACACAACCAGCACTTAAAAAGGCAGGCTGgaagaaaacctttttttttttttctttcttccaaaTGTGATGTGAGAAGGCAGTCCAAAACGCTCTCATTTTAAATGGTCCACTGAGTAATACTGGTCCAATCAATAAAGGCACCGTTTGACTGTTTGGCCAAATGTTTGATTGTGGATGTCAGTTTACTTTATTGCCTTGTTCCACAGCTTGAGTTTCTCAGGGCACATGATGTTGAGCTGAGGTTTCTGGGTTCAGTCTTCCACTCACAGAAGAAGCCCTCCATGGCTTTCCTGCTCCTCCAGCTGCCCACATTCACCGTGGGAATGATCTTTTTCGGCTGCAGCCATTGCACAAAACGCTTCAGCTCAAGAAAACTGCTGTGCTCACTGTAGGGAATACCTGGAACAGATAAGTATAGAGTAGGAAAGTATCTCTCAAAATCTTTGAGATGCTGGGAAAACCTATTCATGTCCTGATCTCCTAGCTCAAAAGACCCACCATGATTTCTGCTGCTTAAGCAGAGTCACACTCTAGCCTTTTGTATAATTATTTCACAAATTATatagtgtgtttgtgtaaaggACCAAGCACAAATTCCCATTAATTCCCATGTTGGATGTCTCAGATTCCAGTGGAGCTTGTGAAATGAGATGCATCTACTGCTTGAGGCAGCACCTTTGTTGGGCTGCAGACCGCtgatattatgaaattaaaacctTGGGCTTGCAAAACCTGACATCTTGAATTTTTCTCTGGGTCAAATCACATCTGCTGATTCTGTTAATACAGGGCATGCTGTTCTTAGCCAGAAACGACGTTCTGCATTTCTAACAACTGCAGCAAGGGagaaaaaatcaatataatgtaattacaTACGAAGCCATTAGGTATAATCTTGTCAGTTAGTGGAACAGAATGACAAGACTGTGTTTTGTCTACACTGAAAATCAGTTCAATGGAAAGCAATCCTCTTTAAGATCTTATTAAGGAAGGGATGGTGTGACAGATATCAATAAAAATAGCatgttttctgcatttttgttttattggtaTAGACCTACCATTAAGCAAAATGGAGAAAACCTATTAAAGCGCCATAAAACTGTCCATCCTAGATGCAAGCAAATGGAGCAATATGATAAGGTGATTTTTATTCGCTTTTTTAAACGTCTTATTTCCATTTTGATTTAAAAGgatgacaaaaatacaaactcATTTTGCTCAGGGCTCTTAAAGTCACCAGACAAAATAGAGGGTATTTTTTCCTCttataaaatcaaaatgcaaATACAACATTACAGAAACACAATTTGGTGTACATCTACTTCCTTTGATTAGGGTTTGTTTGGACTTGCAATTTAAGTTTCAAGTGAAGCAACccaattttctaaaaatattagaaGGAAATGTAGCCCTACATGTGTGCTACTGGCTGATCTTGCCGAAAACCTTCCTTGTTAATGTCAGCCTCCCAGACAGTCTCAGATATTTCAATTGTATTAAACACATGAAATAGCTAATGAGATAAGTCAAATCATTATATTTAATTCTTTATAAATCTAGACACATACCATAGAT from Onychostoma macrolepis isolate SWU-2019 chromosome 12, ASM1243209v1, whole genome shotgun sequence encodes:
- the plekhs1.1 gene encoding pleckstrin homology domain-containing family S member 1, with the translated sequence MNSRRKSDLNASCHNEAAEVEEVCTGFLLKSPPPRQIKNTKSWKRRFFVLSKTNGSCHELKYYKSSERDKPIKSIQASTITMLQVHPQANPVFEWICKAFKCSPTSVLFMKAENPGDKVPRDFFFIGDREDVDKWFSALIGAIKNNKTEPQTEPQSTTESNSNDQSPSDTEENEVDSKPPLPPRKKSACADVSNQHGQCSQSPRRSLTATVYENLKEEEPLDETAVESNEDMSSGESVTGTSEDSLLYCVAKALNNMKTPQTSTETDGQSETHTLIEKEICISHHDANSLVISEEEGKPCVSECGETEASSLLHKGDQILAVNDLLTDTVEEVQTYMRRLSKSEVKLTIRRLPGSIPLNSVLC